The Colletotrichum higginsianum IMI 349063 chromosome 2, whole genome shotgun sequence genome has a segment encoding these proteins:
- a CDS encoding Integral membrane protein → MVGVSSAMSTTLATQTAYNATLSHNGSVASGLGQRAVELPECVALCIRNELPKATCNSANSTCICTSESLNNAIGACVKDGCTIIEALPIDLGFGQDIWMISPDQVTQILCIFFFSEIMYAIVITMTKISVVLFYLRIFYEPSFRKACLAIFTITVLFGIWHILQILLVSWPVSYNWTFWDGRHTGRAYLSLVEPHELTVTKRGHVKIFSFVNGGINIALDLSLCVLPVTQFPLINDWKQN, encoded by the exons ATGGTTGGTGTTTCCTCCGCCATGTCCACCACGCTCGCGACTCAAACGGCATACAATGCGACTTTGAGTCACAACGGCTCCGTTGCCTCCGGCTTGGGTCAGCGGGCTGTCGAACTGCCAGAATGCGTT GCCCTCTGTATCAGGAACGAGTTGCCTAAAGCCACATGCAATTCCGCGAATTCAACCTGTATCTGCACAAGCGAAAGTCTCAACAACGCCATTGGCGCGTGTGTAAAAGATGGCTGCACCATCATTGAAGCTCTCC CCATTGACTTGGGATTTGGCCAAGACATCTGGATGATTTCTCCTGACCAAGTAACACAAATTCTTTGC atttttttcttttcggAGATTATGTATGCCATTGTAATAACTATGACGAAAATTTCTGTTGTGCTCTTTTACCTACGTATTTTTTACGAGCCAAGTTTTAGAAAAGCCTGCTTGGCAATCTTCACTATCACTGTCCTTTTTGGAATTTGGCATATTCTTCAGATTCTTTTGGTGTCGTGGCCCGTCAGTTATAATTGGACATTCTGGGACGGAAGACACACCGGAAGG GCATACCTCTCCTTAGTTGAACCCCATGAGCTGACTGTGACCAAGCGCGGACATGTCAAAATCTTCTCTTTCGTCAACGGGGGAATCAACATCGCGCTGGATTTGTCTCTCTGCGTGCTTCCCGTTACTCAATT TCCTCTCATAAACGACTGGAAACAGAACTAA
- a CDS encoding Fungal specific transcription factor yields MDSIADLKDHFDREERLKLAESPTQAVGFHGDGREDLDARPERRRARLLYGCRPATSKAEVVAALPPKPAVDRYIARYFNRLDLVASSSVHGPTFLKQYEAFWADPDGIPIMWVGLLYSMICLAVIASDPPTDILEHQQQRLQIDLYREKLVQCLMMGEYTLGGEHALETFMNYVYVEFRIHDDAEKDVWFLLGLEVNLAKRMGYHRDPKHFPGITPLQAEMRRRVWATVLLGDVLISGQMGMPRMVRDGEFDTAEPLNLNDEDFREGMPVLPEPRPETELTTTLGVIARRRILIALGTISDLTASLNSCSYAEIMRLDEILNKAGKSIPPPLRAKSMAASVTDSPQTIMARLFLSHMFYKGKIMLHRRVLFARSMSPTCDTFTYSRSACLEASLATIKIQQVLDEETCPGGQLYMMHWRVGSIMNHHFLTATMILCSVVYRKQVFGRGDEIMSALRTARSIWMRKCDGSREAKKAGEAVSIVLAQAGGPRFDAYLSVDRDNLAGVSRDATNDKQPSSTGMTDEASGFDTMETLLFNETFGIDPGLENFLAEVIQDTVPTGRALSGGGINEGNASMDPSLDDWML; encoded by the exons ATGGATAGCATCGCTGATCTCAAAGACCATTTCGATCGAGAGGAACGACTGAAGCTCGCAGAAAGCCCCACGCAGGCCGTAGGATTTCATGGTGATGGTCGTGAGGATCTTGATGCGCGACCCGAGCGTCGACGCGCCAGGCTCTTGTACGGATGTCGCCCAGCAACTTCAAAAGCCGAGGTTGTCGCCGCTCTTCCGCCAAAACCCGCGGTAGATAGATATATCGCACGCTACTTCAACCGTCTTGACTTGGTTGCTTCAT CATCGGTGCATGGACCTACCTTTCTGAAGCAA TACGAGGCTTTCTGGGCCGATCCCGATGGCATTCCCATCATGTGGGTTGGCCTTCTTTACAGCATGATATGCCTTGCAGTCATTGCGTCCGACCCTCCCACCGACATTCTCGAACATCAGCAGCAACGGCTCCAGATTGATTTGTACCGGGAGAAACTAGTCCAGTGTCTCATGATGGGCGAGTACACTTTAGGTGGCGAGCATGCGCTCGAAACGTTCATGAACTATGTCTACGTCGAGTTCCGCATtcacgacgatgccgagaaaGATGTGTGGTTCTTGCTTGGCCTAGAGGTGAACCTGGCAAAGCGCATGGGCTACCACAGAGACCCCAAACACTTCCCTGGCATCACTCCCCTGCAAGCAGAGATGAGAAGGAGAGTATGGGCAACCGTTTTGCTGGGGGATGTGCTGATTTCAGGCCAAATGGGCATGCCTCGGATGGTTCGCGATGGCGAGTTCGACACCGCAGAGCCACTAAACCTGAACGACGAAGACTTCCGGGAAGGCATGCCTGTGCTGCCTGAACCGCGGCCGGAGACAGAGCTCACAACGACCTTGGGGGTCATTGCGCGGAGGAGGATCCTCATCGCCCTTGGTACGATCTCGGATTTGACTGCCTCGCTCAACTCATGCAGCTATGCCGAGATCATGCGTCTTGACGAAATCCTCAACAAAGCCGGCAAGAGCATACCTCCCCCGCTGAGAGCTAAGTCTATGGCCGCGAGTGTCACTGACTCACCTCAAACCATCATGGCCCGGCTCTTTCTCAGCCACATGTTCTACAAGGGGAAAATCATGCTCCACCGGCGCGTTTTGTTTGCTCGGTCGATGTCTCCGACCTGTGATACCTTCACGTATTCACGGAGCGCATGCCTCGAGGCGTCTCTAGCGACAATAAAGATACAGCAAGTATTGGACGAAGAGACCTGTCCCGGCGGTCAGCTCTACATGATGCATTGGAGGGTTGGCTCGATCATGAACCACCACTTTTTAACAGCAACCATGATCCTGTGTTCTGTGGTATACCGCAAGCAGGTCTTTGGCCGCGGAGACGAGATCATGTCCGCGCTGCGGACGGCCCGTAGTATCTGGATGAGAAAATGTGATGGCTCGCGCGAAGCCAAAAAAGCAGGCGAAGCCGTCAGTATTGTTCTCGCACAAGCCGGTGGGCCTCGGTTCGATGCCTATCTCTCTGTCGATAGAGATAATTTGGCTGGGGTGTCTCGCGATGCAACGAACGACAAGCAACCGTCCAGTACTGGTATGACAGACGAAGCAAGTGGTTTTGATACCATGGAAAcattgctcttcaacgagacGTTTGGCATAGACCCCG GACTAGAGAACTTTTTGGCTGAGGTGATCCAGGATACAGTGCCAACTGGGCGTGCACTTTCGGGAGGTGGGATTAACGAGGGTAATGCGTCGATGGATCCCTCACTCGATGACTGGATGTTGTGA
- a CDS encoding Cell cycle control protein produces MDTSRDSSNLLDTHNRLIADVLSRFRMLTMLATIQAEGERKNAEPQTVAVTGMSMQMEFEGLHTSIKDLLALSRRLKELWLFGKLGRGEGDARIQADKLQADVVRCAELLNAIQESRYAGLASAAGGKWAPMGRPEAASANAEGAASAAAAAAAAAPPPANTVAAPNGNGNGAGSA; encoded by the exons ATGGACACGTCACGCGACTCGTCGAACCTGCTCGACACGCACAACCGCCTCATCGCAGACGTCCTCTCGCGCTTCCGCATGCTCACGATGCTCGCGACGATCCAGGCCGAAGGCGAGCGCAAGAACGCCGAGCCGCAGACCGTCGCCGTGACGGGCATGTCGATGCAGATGGAGTTTGAAGGCCTG CACACCTCCATCAAGGACCTTCTCGCCCTGAGCCGCCGCCTCAAGGAGCTCTGGCTCTTCGGCAAGCTgggccgcggcgagggcgacgcgcGCATCCAGGCCGACAAGCTCCAGGCCGACGTCGTGCGCTGCGCCGAGCTTCTCAACGCCATCCAGGAGTCACGGTACGCCGGGCTCGCGagcgcggcgggcggcaaGTGGGCACCCATGGGACGACCGGAGGCTGCGTCTGCTAATGCCGAAGGCgctgcctctgctgctgctgctgccgccgccgctgctcctcctcctgctaACACTGTCGCGGCGCCAAATGGGAACGGCAATGGGGCCGGCTCTGCATGA
- a CDS encoding tRNA pseudouridine synthase A, which produces MATDTPPQPTGGAAARQPADLPTGDKPSVPSDSRTESSTQPDSAEVGGRKGGREEKRNGKSRGPKRKHDVGRSAWSREATDKRGRNSEYQEFKRRKVDKDGNPEAVPSPFSAEEIAAEGRRPKRKVAVMVGYSGTGYKGMQINNEEKTIEGDLFKAFVAAGAISKANADDHKKSSLVRCARTDKGVHAAGNVISLKLIIEDEEIVDKINANLPDQIRVWGIQRTNNSFSCYQTCDSRWYEYLLPTYCLLPPHPDSWLWKQLVEVAKEKGYYEEFQKKLADVEGYWREVDEKDIKPILDKLDPETRAKVMERIHADEAATAGEAEEPKAAPDSETKTEEKPAEPVVAPATETTETTEPATEVKPAAEVPEGSVKPRNRDLTPLDFALRDIKAAYIAAKRRYRVTPERLSQLQAALNEYCGTINFHNYTVQKSFKDPSAKRHIKSFQVNTQPIQIRDTEWVSLKVHGQSFMMHQIRKMVGMAALVVRCATPLERIKQSYGPTRIAIPKAPGLGLLLERPVFDAYNRRAKDNFGKETIDFGKYDEKLQAFKDKQIYQRIFEVEEQENTFHIFFQQVDNFKSDYFLWLTAGGIDAGGIRTGKDEKGAKTLETEIGDEDEDPENGDG; this is translated from the exons ATGGCGACCGATACTCCTCCTCAACCGACAGGCGGCGCTGCCGCGAGGCAGCCCGCTGATCTCCCGACCGGCGACAAGCCGTCAGTTCCATCAGACTCCCGCACCGAGAGCTCAACCCAGCCCGATTCTGCTGAGGTGGGTGGACGGAAGGGCGGCCGCGAAGAGAAGCGCAACGGCAAATCCCGCGGACCCAAGCGGAAGCACGACGTCGGACGCTCAGCATGGAG CCGCGAGGCCACTGACAAGCGCGGACGCAACTCCGAGTACCAAGAGTTCAAGCGCCGAAAGGTAGACAAGGATGGCAACCCCGAGGCCGTCCCCAGCCCGTTCAGCGCCGAGGAGATTGCTGCCGAGGGACGCCGACCGAAGCGAAAGGTTGCCGTCATGGTCGGCTACTCGGGCACCGGATACAAGGGGATGCAGATCAACAACGAGGAGAAGACGATCGAGGGCGACCTCTTCAAGGCCTTTGTCGCCGCGGGCGCCATCTCCAaggccaacgccgacgaccaCAAGAAGTCGAGTCTGGTGCGCTGCGCGAGAACCGACAAGGGCgtccacgccgccggcaacgtcATCAGCTTGAAGCTCAtcatcgaggacgaggaaatCGTCGACAAGATTAACGCCAACCTGCCCGACCAGATTCGCGTCTGGGGCATCCAGCGCACCAACAACTCCTTCAGCTGCTACCAGACCTGCGACTCGAGATGGTACGAGTACCTGCTGCCGACCTACTGCCTCTTGCCTCCCCACCCGGACAGCTGGCTGTGGAAGCAGCTGGTGGAGgtggccaaggagaagggaTACTACGAAGAGTtccagaagaagctggccgaTGTCGAGGGCTACTGGAGAGAGGTTGACGAGAAGGACATCAAGCccatcctcgacaagctcgaccCTGAGACCAGGGCCAAGGTGATGGAGAGGATacacgccgacgaggccgcgaccgctggcgaggcggaggagccCAAGGCTGCCCCCGATTCCGAGACCAAGACCGAGGAGAAGCCGGCGGAGCCCGTCGTGGCGCCCGCTACCGAGACGACCGAGACGACCGAGCCCGCGACGGAAGTCAAGCCCGCTGCCGAAGTCCCCGAGGGAAGCGTCAAGCCGCGGAACCGCGACCTGACCCCCCTCGACTTCGCCCTGCGCGACATCAAGGCGGCCTACATCGCCGCCAAGAGACGGTACCGCGTCACGCCCGAGCGCCTGAGCCAGCTCCAGGCGGCGCTGAACGAGTACTGCGGCACCATCAACTTCCACAACTACACGGTCCAGAAGAGCTTCAAGGACCCGTCGGCCAAGCGCCACATCAAGTCCTTCCAGGTCAACACGCAGCCGATCCAGATCCGCGACACCGAGTGGGTGTCGCTCAAGGTACACGGCCAGAGCTTCATGATGCACCAGATCCGCAAGATGGTCGGCatggccgccctcgtcgtccgctGCGCGACGCCGCTCGAGCGCATCAAGCAGAGCTACGGCCCGACGCGGATCGCCATCCCCAAGGCGcccggcctgggcctgctgcTCGAGCGGCCCGTCTTCGACGCCTACAACCGCCGCGCCAAGGACAACTTTGGCAAGGAGACGATCGACTTTGGCAAGTACGACGAAAAGCTCCAGGCGTTCAAGGACAAGCAGATCTACCAGCGCAtcttcgaggtcgaggagcaggagaaCAC GTTCCACATCTTCTTCCAGCAGGTGGACAACTTCAAGTCGGACTACTTTCTGTGGCTGACGGCCGGCGGCATTGACGCCGGCGGGATCCGCACCGGCAAAGACGAGAAGGGCGCGAAGACTCTCGAGACGGAGattggcgacgaggacgaggatcCCGAGAACGGCGACGGTTAA
- a CDS encoding Upc2 protein, producing the protein MPKHRKSRLGCKECKERKVKCDESKPICIRCKGVGRVCSYQELVSNIPTPKSQASATSPLPSSTPAPSFHHGSIRGRGSNLASYPTTPASISDDAAAATAATSIDPRLLPESFFSETFSLFHFDLLLHFRGTLTDVMISVQTDMERMLHLTYTEALKAPYLMDQVLAFAAAHRSVVAVEGETRDLYQNEATRLQARAISKLGLGGVQVTEANVMALFCFSLLIGQQTLFDAFSAATSIPTVLDKLVQCLTLHHGIRVIVAESMEKFMTLLQKYLPHDPIYAVTDVTNLSHGSECDSLLHRLADSEMNEQNRGVYVEVVKILQYLIDSVRSDDKRRYVVIQEWPVRISQEYIALLQQRRPEALIILSYYAVLLHWARAYWTVRDSGRFLIEATSRHLGSYWADWLEWPNQELSVGVDEGS; encoded by the coding sequence ATGCCCAAACATCGGAAATCCCGCCTCGGGTGCAAAGAGTGCAAAGAGCGCAAAGTCAAGTGCGACGAATCGAAACCCATCTGTATTCGGTGTAAGGGCGTAGGGAGAGTCTGTTCATATCAAGAACTGGTCAGCAACATTCCGACGCCGAAATCTCAAGCGTCGGCTACCTCGCCGCTACCGTCATCAACGCCGGCTCCGAGTTTCCATCACGGCAGCATCCGAGGACGCGGATCAAACCTAGCTTCGTATCCGACTACGCCAGCTTCGATTTCAGatgatgctgccgccgccaccgccgccacgtcCATAGACCCGCGGCTACTCCCCGAGTCATTCTTCTCGGAGACCTTCAGCTTGTTCCACTTCGATCTACTTCTCCACTTCAGGGGCACGTTGACCGACGTCATGATCAGTGTGCAAACTGACATGGAACGCATGCTGCACCTGACATACACCGAAGCCCTGAAAGCCCCCTACCTGATGGACCAAGTGCTCGCCTTTGCCGCCGCTCACAGGAGCGTGGTGGCGGTTGAGGGAGAGACGAGAGACTTGTACCAAAACGAAGCAACCCGGCTGCAGGCGAGGGCCATTAGCaagctgggcctcggcggcgtgcaGGTCACGGAAGCGAACGTCATGGCCCTCTTCTGCTTTTCCCTCCTGATCGGCCAGCAGACCCTTTTCGacgccttctccgccgccacgtCCATCCCGACCGTCCTTGACAAGCTCGTCCAGTGCCTCACGCTACATCACGGCATCCGTGTTATTGTGGCCGAGTCCATGGAGAAGTTTATGACGCTGCTGCAGAAGTACTTGCCCCACGATCCCATCTACGCGGTCACGGATGTGACAAATCTGTCCCACGGCAGCGAGTGTGACAGTCTGCTCCATCGGCTGGCGGACAGCGAGATGAACGAGCAGAATAGGGGTGTCTACGTAGAGGTTGTCAAGATACTGCAGTATCTCATTGACTCGGTGCGATCGGACGACAAGCGCCGGTACGTCGTCATTCAGGAGTGGCCGGTCCGCATATCCCAGGAATACATCGCGCTGTTGCAGCAGCGCAGGCCGGAAGCTCTCATCATTCTATCTTATTACGCCGTATTACTCCATTGGGCCAGGGCTTATTGGACTGTGAGGGACTCTGGGAGGTTTCTGATCGAGGCCACTTCCCGTCACCTTGGGTCTTATTGGGCAGACTGGCTCGAATGGCCCAACCAAGAGTTGAGCGTTGGGGTAGACGAGGGATCATGA
- a CDS encoding Carboxylic ester hydrolase, with protein sequence MALSLAQNCVPSAFNPLVYGTEIKSLESHLVTNYSASVPEAYRYTSPSVELQNATFCNITVTYTHPGQNDSIVAEAWLPTEWNERFLAVGGGGWVAGRFFLSYNAMQGALADGYATITTDAGLGSSVEPSQWAQTSPGNVNLYNLQNLGSVSLNEQAIIGKSLIKSFYGQAPKYSYWNGCSQGGRQGLMLAQRYPTAFDGIAAGAPAINWNKLFTFIQWPQQVMNELGQWPFMCELDAITLAAVSACDELDGVIDGIVSDVKQCLGTFDPFSVVGESTTCAQLNGTRKIITSAAATVLNATWHGREDYHGILPGADLTGNSPRSFGQPGIAATDCTEKGCAGTPSNLGTSWLKLFVAKHATLDMAKLTREEFDSLAYSGTQQYASMIETSDADLRAFKAAGGKMVTFHGLADNIIPPGGTEDYYNAVADVDPEVREFYRYFEAPGLGHCFGGASGSPTGLLHQLRDWVENGTAPEKTPIKITVGNATHDRILCPYPQTSVFDQDCGDASKAGCWSCSGGVSVANRAKRSAQRWNEL encoded by the exons ATGGCCCTCTCCCTTGCGCAGAATTGCGTCCCTAGCGCCTTCAACCCTCTTGTTTACGGAACCGAGATCAAGTCCCTGGAATCACACTTGGTCACCAACTACAGCGCATCGGTCCCTGAAGCCTACCGCTACACCTCACCGTCCGTCGAGCTCCAGAACGCGACCTTCTGCAACATCACCGTTACATACACCCATCCTGGGCAGAACGACAGCATCGTAGCAGAGGCATGGTTGCCGACGGAATGGAATGAGCGTTTCCTCGCCGTGGGTGGAGGAGGCTGGGTCGCAGGCCGCTTCTTCCTGAGCTACAATGCCATGCAGGGCGCCCTGGCCGATGGCTATGCAACCATCACTACTGACGCCGGGCTTGGTTCGTCGGTGGAGCCCAGTCAGTGGGCTCAGACGAGCCCTGGCAACGTCAACCTTTACAACCTGCAGAATCTGGGCTCCGTCTCCCTCAACGAGCAG GCAATCATCGGAAAGTCGTTGATCAAGAGCTTTTACGGCCAAGCCCCGAAATACTCATACTGGAACGGCTGCTCCCAGGGTGGGCGCCAGGGTCTCATGCTTGCCCAGCGTTACCCGACTGCCTTTGACGGAATCGCGGCTGGCGCGCCAGCGATCAACTGGAACAAGCTTTTCACGTTCATCCAGTGGCCGCAGCAGGTCATGAACGAGCTCGGGCAGTGGCCCTTTATGTGCGAGCTGGACGCCATtaccctcgccgccgtctccgctTGCGACGAGCTTGACGGTGTTatcgacggcatcgtctcCGACGTCAAGCAATGCCTCGGCACTTTCGATCCCTTCTCCGTCGTGGGAGAATCCACTACCTGCGCCCAGCTGAACGGAACCCGGAAGATCATTACCAGTGCCGCCGCCACTGTGCTCAACGCAACCTGGCATGGCAGGGAAGATTACCACGGCATCTTGCCCGGAGCCGACCTCACCGGAAACTCACCGAGATCCTTCGGCCAGCCAGGTATTGCAGCAACGGACTGCACTGAGAAGGGGTGTGCTGGCACGCCCAGTAACCTCGGTACCTCGTGGCTTAAACTATTCGTGGCCAAGCACGCAACTTTAGACATGGCAAAGCTCACACGGGAGGAATTTGACAGTCTCGCGTACTCGGGCACTCAGCAATATGCTTCTATGATCGAAACAAGTGACGCCGACCTGAGAGCAttcaaggccgccggcgggaaAATGGTAACCTTCCACGGACTT GCCGACAACATCATTCCCCCAGGTGGCACTGAAGATTACTACAACGCAgtggccgacgtcgacccCGAGGTCCGCGAATTCTATCGGTACTTCGAGGCCCCCGGCCTGGGCCACTgcttcggcggcgccagcggTTCGCCGACCGGGCTCTTGCACCAACTCCGTGACTGGGTCGAGAACGGCACCGCGCCCGAGAAGACGCCGATCAAGATCACTGTGGGCAATGCGACCCATGACCGGATCCTGTGCCCGTACCCGCAGACATCAGTCTTTGACCAGGACTGCGGCGACGCTTCCAAGGCAGGGTGCTGGTCTTGCTCCGGAGGGGTTTCGGTTGCGAATCGCGCCAAGAGGTCGGCGCAACGTTGGAACGAGTTGTGA
- a CDS encoding Zinc-binding oxidoreductase produces the protein MRETMRSWQYSAVDGRLEDCLTLKEDTPAPQKSSLGKDELIVEVISASLNPVDYKIPVSTLLGRLMITRPATPGLDFCGRVVATHPSNDAFKAGQIVFGGYPGPSQRGTLAEYIIISGANCTPVPEGVDPDQASAVGTAATTAYQSLMPDTLKAGGKIFINGGSGGTGTWTIQMAKALGVEVVTTCSGKNIDLCRQLGADEVIDYRTRDVVAELKSRGKVFDLVIDNVGGTSALYDISSTILKPGGTFSSVGVGEALSLSGIFSDVCKLLRPSFLGGKPFYFVQMDNTAETFRRIGDWMAQGKARAVIDSSFAFEDVPAAYSKLREGHAKGKIVVHVAGASRQ, from the coding sequence ATGCGGGAGACCATGAGAAGCTGGCAGTACTCCGCGGTCGACGGCAGGCTCGAGGACTGCCTGACGCTCAAAGAAGACACACCGGCCCCTCAGAAGTCATCTCTCGGCAAAGACGAGCTTATCGTCGAAGTCATCAGCGCATCGCTCAACCCGGTCGACTACAAGATCCCCGTGTCCACTCTCCTCGGCCGCTTGATGATCACCCGCCCAGCGACCCCGGGCTTGGACTTTTGCGGCCGCGTCGTGGCCACGCACCCTTCCAACGACGCGTTCAAAGCCGGGCAGATCGTTTTCGGAGGCTACCCCGGCCCGAGCCAGAGAGGCACCTTGGCGGaatacatcatcatctcGGGCGCAAACTGCACCCCCGTGCCGGAGGGCGTCGACCCCGATCAGGCCTCCGCTGTCGGCACAGCTGCCACGACGGCGTACCAGTCTCTGATGCCGGACACCTTGAAGGCTGGGGGAAAGATCTTCatcaacggcggcagcggagGCACGGGGACATGGACGATACAGATGGCCAAGGCCCTTGGGGTCGAAGTCGTCACGACATGTTCCGGCAAGAACATTGACCTTTgccgccagctcggcgccgacgaggtgaTCGATTACCGGACTCGGGATGTGGTGGCCGAGCTGAAGAGCAGAGGCAAGGTCTTTGACCTGGTGATCGACAACGTGGGGGGCACCTCGGCGCTCTACGACATCAGCAGCACCATCCTTAAACCCGGCGGCACCTTTTCCTCGGTGGGTGTCGGGGAggctctctccctctccggGATATTCTCCGATGTGTGCAAGCTACTGCGTCCTTCCTTCCTGGGCGGAAAGCCGTTCTACTTCGTTCAGATGGACAACACTGCCGAGACATTCCGGCGTATTGGGGACTGGATGGCACAGGGGAAAGCAAGGGCCGTCATTGACTCATCGTTTGCGTTCGAAGACGTCCCGGCCGCCTACAGCAAGCTGAGGGAGGGTCACGCCAAGGGGAAGATTGTTGTTCATGTCGCAGGGGCTTCAAGACAATGA
- a CDS encoding Chloroperoxidase: MAPPVTVFENPWAKEKPKILLQAAAARHIDIVEIFLKLLPYFKQDGQGNIHDEALTLSEWRYICYLRFLDFSGESPNDFPPPWDVAIIWYCHLLSPTRFHRHLWDGKHRAYGLNHHQFPATRLLALINSGGWSDKKAEKKWQFFNRKKLGPELPYQLWRYPPWEVRRRSSILSMLSTSKPNSQIGEEPPIVMYNLNGTLCRPLWKDRWSLSDWSEVRTGRRLETCLYVVVHRRFGEQCELTIWPDLRDLRATLDRQIAFWKAAIHARDTQKDFDTIVGESVEDYERFIKLLARPPDKPSAASNLALDMDTLYRDEERARYSGNREFVPPNLVVDLLWHTHRLYPASYWTWSFAVTRRLIDYEPSTSATAARRTLAETRLEWRKKYHEDCPEYATMDDAGMGDYIADAAVVPAGHSARVKAKWILGGLNPVKGRNRYTKGVYCVYDGIYVPFEGSACSGDGGGGGGGDGGCGGDGGGGGE; this comes from the exons ATGGCTCCTCCCGTCACCGTTTTCGAGAACCCATGGGCAAAGGAGAAGCCCAAAATTTTGCTTCaggccgctgctgct AGGCACATTGATATCGTAGAGATATTCCTGAAGCTTCTCCCATACTTTAAACAAGATGGGCAAGGCAACATTCATGACGAAGCTCTGACACTCTCGGAATGGCGGTACATATGCTACCTTCGGTTCCTCGACTTCAGCGGAGAATCGCCGAATGATTTCCCGCCGCCATG GGACGTTGCGATTATCTGGTACTGCCATCTTCTATCACCCACAAGATTCCACCGCCATTTATGGGACGGCAAGCACAGGGCTTATGGGTTGAACCATCACCAGTTTCCCGCTACCCGGCTGTTGGCCCTTATCAACTCTGGCGGGTGGTCCgacaagaaggccgagaagaaaTGGCAATTTTTCAACAGGAAGAAGCTCGGCCCGGAGCTTCCCTATCAATTGTGGCGATATCCCCCTTGGGAAGTCAGAAGGCGTTCGAGCATACTCTCCATGCTGTCTACCTCGAAGCCGAACAGCCAAATCGGAGAAGAACCTCCCATCGTCATGTACAACCTCAATGGGACGCTCTGCAGACCTCTCTGGAAAGACAGGTGGAGTCTGTCTGACTGGAGCGAGGTCAGGACCGGCAGGAGATTGGAGACGTGCTTGTACGTGGTCGTACACCGCAGGTTCGGGGAGCAGTGCGAGTTGACCATTTGGCCGGATCTCCGGGACCTCCGGGCCACGCTGGACCGGCAGATCGCGTTCTGGAAAGCCGCAATCCACGCGCGAGATACGCAAAAGGACTTTGATACCATCGTCGGCGAGTCTGTCGAGGATTACGAGCGGTTCATCAAGCTACTCGCACGACCGCCAGACAAGCCTTCCGCTGCCAGCAACTTGGCGCTCGACATGGACACGCTCTAccgcgacgaggagaggGCCAGATACTCCGGCAACCGCGAGTTCGTGCCCCCCAATCTGGTCGTCGACCTGCTCTGGCACACGCACCGGCTGTACCCCGCCAGCTACTGGACCTGGAGTTTCGCCGTCACCCGGAGGCTCATCGACTACGAgccatcgacctcggccacggcggcgaggagaaccCTCGCGGAAACTCGGCTCGAGTGGAGGAAGAAGTACCACGAGGATTGCCCCGAGTACGCCACCATGGACGATGCGGGTATGGGAGACtacatcgccgacgccgcggtGGTCCCGGCGGGCCATTCGGCGCGGGTCAAGGCGAAGTGGATCCTCGGTGGCCTGAACCCGGTGAAAGGGAGGAATCGGTACACAAAGGGAGTCTATTGTGTCTACGATGGCATATACGTCCCGTTCGAAGGGTCTGCCTGCagtggcgacggcggcggcggtggtggcggtgatggtggttgtggtggtgacggcggcggcgggggtgaATGA